Sequence from the Diadema setosum chromosome 18, eeDiaSeto1, whole genome shotgun sequence genome:
AAGCTTCTACTGATTTACACACAAAACCTACAATGTACTTAACGTGACGAACTCTAAAATTCAACATGTGAACTCAGGTTAGCTGTGGTTAAGATAGAAGGGGCCTGTGTAAAGTCAAATTTGAGTGGCTCATAACTAGATTTGAGGGAATTTTAAGCAATTTCGAACATTGCAGGAAAGAATATTAATATGAGGAGACAAAGTAGCATGCAGAATataccgaggggggggggggtagggtagCTTATTCTTCTAAAAGGATATGAAGAAAACTTATCAAACTGTCTTGTCATATCACATTCATACCTTGAGGCATGTGTGTGCTCACATGTGTAATTCAagaataatggggggggggggggggggaagaggcaCCGTGAAAGTCCCAgagttaaaaaaacaataaatagtGTAAAGTAATATGAAAAATTACTTGTTGTCAATGACTTTATTCAGGAATCTTTTAGCATGGACACATTACCTTTGTCAACATAACTGTTTGTAAGCTTTAAGTGCAGATTAGCACAGAAACCCCATGAAGCACTGtatacactgtccaaagtccctggcacagaaaccCCATGAAGcactgtacacactgtccaaagttccTGACACAGTAAGGGTTAAACCTTGAATGATATCATGGATTCACATTTACAACTTTTACAATCACTGTTTTGCTACTGCAATCAGAGCAAGTTGTGAATCCTCTCCAGATATTAAAAGACACCTTCCTTCCTCATCACTGCATGAAAGCATTTCTGTAAACTACTTAAATACAAACACTTCTCttccaattttcatttttctctttttaagaaaaagtcacaaacctTGTCACTTttatatttgttattttgttacaaaaggTACATGCATTCATTTGCCCTTTAGCTGACCTCCTGTTGAGAAAGGATGACCAACTAGAGCACCTTATTCCCATCATGTTCCTGTGGGATATACTGTGATTTCCACCTGGAATGGACAGATATTAAGGCATATAACTCCATAGCACATCCAGAGTAAAATGACAGTGGACAAACAAAACcattcaaaaacaacaacaaaaacaacgacGACAAATTCCATTGAGGTAGtgcattttgaaaatgtgaCCATACTATCCTATCCAATTCATGGATCCATCTAATATATTCATCTGATATAGCAGATCCTTTCATCCTGTGGTAACTCAAAGGTGCCTGGCACATTACAACACAATGATACTATTaacacaaatttatgaaatACCTCGACTTCTCTTTTGCTTGCCTTGCCCTACACTTGGGATACTATCCTATCTTTACTGTACTTTACTGACTCATCCACATCACTCAAACATCAAAATGTTCCAAACatctatttttgttaaaattcaaaaagcGGTTTGAATGAgttatgtacatgcatttgacagcatctttctttccttctatttttcttccttaAAGTGCATAGAGATGCGATGGCAGTGATATGTGCACTATAAAAGCattgtatcatcattatcattattctcacTGCTGAAAGCAAAACTCATTTGACCTGAAATTTGAAGCAAGCTCTTTGGATGAATActaaattttcaattcaaaatatttggaGAACCAGCATATCCAGCTAGTATGTTGACTACTCGatctatgacaaaatatcaataataatgcaGAGCATCTAGTTTGTTGCAAAGGATACAACTCTGAGCCCCCTTGTGAATGGGTCTGTGATCACAAGTCCACGAGGAGCGTAAATGTCATCATTCTGCTGCTGGATGAACAGTCCTGCTTTTTTGACACACTGCATGAAGAGGAaggaacaaaggaaaacatCCTATTAAACTGCAGAATTTTTTGTAAATATCCCCCCATGGATTGTGACTTCCTACTCATCAATGCCATTATATATGTTATGAATGAAAGCATCATACCAGTTTTAGGTGGAACTACTTGCATAAAGTTCTGCCCCTTTGTATCTTTCTTCACATCCATCCATACATACTTAATGGATACATTTGTACGTGCATTcatgtattgtaatgttttgtttgtttgagacTGATGCACAATATTTGCAAaaacctgggccctgttgcataaaaagatgcaatcaacaTCAGTCAGAAAATCAGACATATGTCACGagtcagccaatcagaattgaatATTCTTAGACATTGATCtcaagttttatgcaacagggccctggttcCCTTGTTACCACATAAACCTTAGTAATCAATGCATCTCTACTGATTCATTTGAGTTTGccatttctattttgtttctcatacacttgtatgtacaCATAGGGCAAAAGACCTTTTATGTAACCCTAATTGATAAATGACACATGACTCTGCATCTTCTGTCAGTCCTTCTAATTTTCTCTTTACCTACTTTTCTCTTATAACTACTAATGTGTCTTGCACTTTTTTACCAAGCATCAAAAGCACTTACAGGCAGTTTACAGGTGATATCCATCactgtaaaaaacaacaaatgtttGTTACTGTTTCCTGAATGTGGATGGTAAAGCCACTTGTCTAATTTTTTGCAGGGATAGTGTCTAAACAAAGACATCTGTACCGATAATCTCTCATATGTGTAACCACacacagacggacacacacataatatctatctacatgtttgtcttttcacacatttatattttataacagtacatgtatatgtaaaaatcaacaaaaacaaagcaaaaaaaaaaaaaagttagttcGAAGACATTGCTACTTAAATCACATACCTTGTCATAATGTGTTGTCATACACATGAGTACTGTATAGGCAGTGAGACAGGCGAAACAGCTCTCACAGTACGTTCGTGCTCCTAACCTTTCAGCCTCTGCATAAAACTCGTTCAGCTTGCTGATGGTGAACTCAAATCTTGTTTCATCAATCTTTCATgagacagaaagaagaaatgacATGAGTTGATATACACAAATGCTTTCAAAAGAGACATCCTCGGTTACCTGACATGAAGAATGGTACAGCATGCAGAAGCTGTAAAGCGAGTTATGAGCTGGGCTGAAAATTTAGGGAagcttacactgtacatgtacatttcatggTGCTGTTACGTCAAGGTTCAGGCCAACATCAGAAGTGCTCTAGGGGGAGTGAACACAGCTGTTGCTTAATGTCCCAACGATGAAGCCCAAAGCTAGTGCAGTAACTGTACACTGTGTTCAAGCTACCTTGTGTGGATTGTTTTGTGGAGTATGGAATGTATGGCAGCTGGCTCAGGAGTTGCCATATGGCACACTGTGATACTTGCTGAAATTTCACACATTACAATTACATCTTAACTGCATAATACTAGTACATTGCATAATATGtgaatgaaggggggggggggtaggttaGTAGGTTTCTGCAATAACTGTATGAAGGTATGCCTGGTTGGTCAAAGTGCCAGTATTGCAACTCAGACTGGTCTAAGTCAAAACAATTCAAAAGCAGCCTAAAATTTTGACTCAGTAAAAGCAGGGATTCAGTCACTTGCCTTCATACAAATGGAAAATATTACAAGAAGAAATCATAATTTagtacaatatatttgtatgCATAAAAGTTACTGGTATATCTACTATGGCACAGTACCAGTAATGCTCATGCTACTGATGGCATCATATGCAATTTATGATATTAGCAATTATACAAAATTgtcctgtcaaaaaaaaaaaagaagaagaaaaaagcagATGACAGTTCTATACCACTACTATTGCACAAAGAGCATGTacgtaatcataatcataagcAGAATCACTTATAAGTTACATGTATACTGCAATATGCCATTTCTGACTGTGACTTTAATGACCTTTTATAGGGAAAAAAGCGTCCTTGGGAAATAAGCTAGCATGGGGGATGGCCATGTTCTGCATATGATGGCTATCTATACATACAACAGCTTATCTCCAGGAACAAGTACAGTACATAGTAGTATCAGAAGTGATGATAAAAGAATGATAATGTACATTATTCTACATGCATTTAGAGAATCTTGTAAAATTCACACTGAATAAGATCAACTCACTCTATCTGCCAGTTCCTGAGGAAGTTTTGTTGAGAACTTGACCCCACATCCTTCAGAGTAATCTCTCTGAATAAAGACTTTACCCTGAGGTTGAGGTTGTCTTGTTATATTATCCATGGCAATAGCCTAGTTGGAAGAGAACagtaaaaggaagaaaaggtgAATAAGAAAACAACAGGCAAAAATACATACAACTCCATTTTAACCCACAGTGTATCTCTGGTTCTGTACCTCTCATCACAACACAGAGTCTATAGACATACAGTTGTCTAGTCCATATCCACAAAAATGTCAATCTGATTCATAACAACATTAAAATTATGATGAAATGCTGTAAAACAGTCTAGATGGTCCACCTATGAACTGAAACTGTCTAGTATTACACACAAGTACTTCCAGCCAGTCTCTAACAGTATGAAGAAAACTTTGTAAccttatacattttttttttttcaaatcttgcaCAAGTTATAGGTGAGTGGAGGGAACTCTATGTATCCATGTCAATATCTGAAATTCCACAACACATCACACTAAAATCACCAAAATTCTTGATAGCTTATTTTCTGTCAGTCATATTACTCTGAACCAAGCTATAAGTCATCGTCTTTCAcaggcggccattttgaataatcgGGACTTCGTGTGAACTCCCAATGTACCGTTCGCACACGCTGCATATAATCTTCGTTTCCAGTAAGTTGTAAattgtgtacactgtatgtcaataTCGATAACATAGACATGAAGTCTAATCAATAAAGATCGTCTTTAATGAGTTTGAAGTGAAAAATGTGATGTCAacatgtcaagtatcaaaactcaacGCGATCTGCATTTTCGTTTTGCGTTCGCTTTGTTGTTGTGCACCATCCTGGCACAGCCCAGTCACGTTTTTAAAGCGAAGCCCAAACGCGAAGTGTTCAGACAGTATAACTGTGTTATGGAGCGCCTCGGGGTTAGGGTAGGGCGAACTTTAGAATCGAATCTAACAATAATATTACACCACACTGTCCACAGTAGGCTAGACTCTACAGATATGGGTATGATTTATATTATCATTGAATCTAAATCAGAGATAGGGCCTGTTTGGTTGTGAGGTAGGGCCAGGCAGGGGTACTGCGCACCACACCACCAGTCACCATCGCCTCGGCCACCCACCCGCCCTCTACATTACAGTATACAGTACTAACAAACAGTTAGACATGCGCTGTCTAGACTCTACTCAACATttaacaaggaaggaaaaaacaaaaaacaaaataaacagtaCACTGAAAAAGCACAAGgtctaaccaaggaggtactaggcgagcctagtacctccttggtctaacAAATTGTTACAGGTCTAACAATACATTCACACAACATGGTcaacatatacaatgtagcacAGGGGTCTAGTCAATTGCGACAAgccctaactatacacagcccagttgctgtATAAATATCGACAGGGCTGTACCGGAGTGGCCCACAACACAAAGCGAGCTCAGCAATCACTTTATGATCGCtttgagttttgatacttgacatcattttttgtcacctcaaactcattaaATGTACAAGGTAATCTTCATTAATGGCACTACATAGCTACATACAAAGGTTATCGATACTGACACAGATCTACACATTTCACAGCTTACCGAAAATGAagattatatgcagcatgtgtgaatgGTAAATCTGATTATTGGGAGTTTACACGATCTGAACGCACTTttaaacttaaagggaagataaaccccaagaacaatgtggattgagtgaaagcagcaacattagtagaacacatcagtgaaagtttgaaggaaatcggacaatcgatgcaaaagttatgaatttttaaagttttggtgttggaaccgctggatgaggagactactagaggttatgacgtatgagtggactacaatatcaagaaaatataaagaaaatactacaaaaatccatttttcatgaaaattacaaattccatcaacttgatattgacatatgttaagggtagcaattattccccctgctttctgaaagcggttggtccactgctctttcataattctagaaaagtgaatttttgttgaatatcctttatgttttctttgtattgttgtccactcatacgtcatatcctctagtagtctcctcatccagcggttccaacaccaaaactttaaaaattcataacttttgcatcgattgtccgatttttctcaaactttcactgatgtgttctactaatgttgctgctttcactcaatccacattgctctttgggtttaccttccctttaaggtcacgctgtcgaccgtgctgctagcTACCAAAGAGTGCATGCACGCAATAGATCACTGCACTTCCAGCCACGCATGCGCACGCATAATTTGCTGAGTGGTCaaagcgccattttgaattctgcaacgataaACCCCGACGGTCGGGGATTGCGCTAGAAAGTGccatttttttgttcaatgAACTTATGGTGAAGGCTCTCTTAAATGGACTTATGTACCTTCTGTAATATAAGCATGCACTAATATGTGAGTAACGTATAAATGTCCGAGTATAAGTACCATTTGTATAAATTGCTAtcagttttgtagttgtgttatGGTTCCCCGATTTGATGGCGAGGCCCCATCTGATCTGTCTGATGCTGTGCTTTGCACAACATCTGGTCAGGTTACGACCAGCCCTAGCCAGACAAGGCGCTGTTAGTACGCTCTGCGAATACAGCATCTTACAGTCGAGGCATGCAgcttcaaagtggggaacctcaacacaactacaaaacttacgAAAATTTATACGTTTCTCTATAAACAGTATacgttactcacgttaaatgcatgctCGTATTAAAGAAGCATTGTTCGCCACACCGGGTCCATAGAGAGCCCTCGCGATAAGtccatggaaagaaaaaaatgacaatttctggCTCAATTCCTGACTGTCGGGGTTCATcattgcagaattcaaaatggcgtctTCATCTATGCgaatagaccttatgcattgacgtcatcactcgcttgacaacctctcgcgacgccatcttagagggcaagcgaagtccttgacatcgcagaggcgtgcagctagttatgtgcttttcctatgcgcgctagcggcgatcgcctcactcgccgccagtccccaggctggtggcaggtttttttttaccatcaaacaagtttgacatgacatgacacaatatgcagcaatatttgggtaattttctcacattgtgcaattgAAAAACTCACAGTAACTAGAGAATTCCTAGGTTatatcgcagaaatttgtatccatagcgcaacatcgccgttcgctgaatgtatgtcgccattttgaatttcattagccaatcacatgcgaggtacgtgttttagtaaaaaacaTGTAGAAATCTACCtcacatgtgattggctaacggattcgtaggttgatgagctgttacgaccgctggtagttgcatctttttcatgaaaattgtgccaaaatgttggatatattATTAGcctggtgagtgcaatgcatacCTCAAATGTCGATTTCGCTATACAAGCTTGAATTTCCCGATCTAGGGCAGTAGATTACATGCAACagaaaagacagtaaaagaaacaccgatattgtgtgtaaatgcccattgcctcgcgtgtaaaagcacgctcgagcaacgcatcgcttgccctctgagggagggcgcccttcagttggtaagaccgtgtgacgtcatatgcataaggtctattatgcgcatgcgtgaccggaaGTGCTCCAAAGCGAGCGTGGCGTGTGCGTTGAGAACGTATCGTATGGCGTACTGCCCAACGTCGTCTGCTGCAGGGAGATCTTATGTGTGCGTGCGCTGCTTGAGTGCAGTTATAAGCAGCAAGGTCGatagcgcgaccttttgaaagggcattcataTCACGTATTCAAttatggcctggcgtgaaagacgatgtacatCCTTGTACCATTTCGACATGCTGGATATAAtcatcaatttcggtaagttgcATAATGTGAATTTAATTAATGATAGCATAGATACAGATCATGCAGATGGAGTCTCATTATTGAAAATTATTAGATGAGTTTGTGGCGACAAAAAAAttatctaaagtatcaaaattcaaagcgatcgcaatgcgatcgttgaactctcttcgtggTTGGTGGTCCCAACAGCCCAGTCACTAcctacagcgactgggctgtgtatagttagaccAGCCCCAAACGAACCATGCCCATAACATAACTGCCCGTGGTTAGGGTCTAGcataactacacgcagccgctgtcgcgaagcgacagAGCTGCACATCtactccttcgcagacgttgtcatttttcagtggtgGTTGTgtgactccttcatgaatatcttttttaatcgtggaaaactaaaatataaggaatccccGTAATCTGTGATAATCAtccaataatcggtatgcgtatttttttttaaattacgtcaaaaactacCGAAATCCGTCCTTAAAATCAGGTCTGTGAGCGtccgtattgcttcactcctcatcttctgcgTGTTATTGAATGGCAATCACTCTCCTATGCTACAACGTTGGTAGTCGGAGGTAGTCGGAGTGACGTCATATCATGAGAGCAGCACGCGCGGAAATACATGGTAGAAGACTACAAGCTTATACGTAACACACGAAACGCACGGGCGTACGTAAAATGCTAACACGGTACTAGGGTTGAGCGTTCGTggctgtttgtttattttgtgaatcatcgcacaatctactccgaaaaattcaacaataaggaCTTAAGgtttggataccaacaaaacaccaaattcaactcaaccatcagcAATATACGATATAGGGGGGTGGTATtactgttaaaatcaaacaaaataaaagacatttttgtggtcttgCCGTCAAAAGCGACAGTCGTTTACGTACGATTAAACACTAACAGTTAGTACTGTACATGTCAGACTGCTGTACTgtgcacagcggtctggtcaggctaggtCTAGCATAATGATATAACACACTATAAGTAATCTTTTAGTATTACTGTATTAAATTCACACAAGCCCATGTAGTCGTCGTACACACACACTGGGCCTACGTGGTTATTTACAATACATGACATCATGTAGTTGTAGATCTACTCGCAGAAACGGTTAGACCTATACTCTATAACGTTAGTATAAAACGAACACAACACTGACTCGGTAACAACCAGGCTTCTGCTGATGTCATTCTCAACAGTTTCTCTAGGCCTAGGTTGCCTAcactacataattatacactacTAGTGTACTGAGTGAAAGATCgttgtacatacgtagcgcgacacagcgtctggtcgggctagtacAGCTAGACTCTGTAACGTATAAATACACAGGTCTACGTTCTACATTTTGTTCTAACGTTAGATACAGGTATCTGCTGCACTGACACTGCTTACCGTTGTTATACCTGCCCTGAACAAACCCGGTTCGATATCACTAAACTGGATACGGTTCCGCTCACAAAATTGACTATCATTCTACTGCCTCTTATCGCATATTGATAAAGTACATTCACCTGAGAATTTGCCATGAAGGAATCGGATCCGAACTGTTGACAAACCCGAAGCAGTCACCAACAACCAGCTGCATTGATACGTACAAGTAGCTACTACAGTGCATGTACGTAGCAGCTCTCTCTCGATCTCTCTCGCTCGGATCTCGTCGCAGCTCCGATCCTCTACACACTCTACACTACTAGATCAGTAGATGGCGCTCGTACACCTTCACCGACAGTACATCACTGAACTCTATATAGAGTTCAGTGCAGTACATCGATGTTATTCTCAATACTCTCCGTTTACTCTGAATAGGGCTTGATTTCTGGTCAGCGTTACACCTTTAAACATGACTGGTAGTAGTAAAAACCTACCCAATGCTCGTATATAGCGTCTATTTCATTGGGTTATAGAATcaaatacgaaaatgaaataagatt
This genomic interval carries:
- the LOC140241851 gene encoding golgin subfamily A member 7-like, translated to MANSQAIAMDNITRQPQPQGKVFIQRDYSEGCGVKFSTKLPQELADRIDETRFEFTISKLNEFYAEAERLGARTYCESCFACLTAYTVLMCMTTHYDKCVKKAGLFIQQQNDDIYAPRGLVITDPFTRGLRVVEITVYPTGT